The Pseudomonas aeruginosa genome includes the window GCCTGTGACGTGCTGATCCTCTACCGCCCACGTTTGCACGGACGCTGGCGCAAGCGCCCGGCGCTGCGCGACGCCCTGGCCTGACCGAACCGCCGAGGAACCACGATGGATATCGATCTGCTCGACAACCTGCTGTTCGCCATGGTCCGCACCGGTACTCCGCTGCTGCTGGTGGCCCTGGGCGAACTGGTCTGCGAGAGAAGCGGAGTGCTCAACCTGGGCCAGGAGGGGATGATGCTGTTCGGCGCGGTGATCGGCTTCATGGTCGCCTTCTCCAGCGGCAGCCTGTGGCTCGGCGTGCTCCTCGCGGTGCTCGCCGGCATGCTGCTGGCGGCGCTGTTCGCCGGGGTCGCCCTGTACCTGAACGCCAACCAGGTGGCCTGCGGCCTGGCGCTGACCATCTTCGGCGTCGGCCTTTCGTCGTTCGTCGGCGCCGCCTGGGTCGGCAAGCCGCTGCAAGGGTTCGCCCCGCTGGCGCTGCCGGTGCTGGGCGAGTTGCCGCTGCTCGGGCGCATGCTGTTCGCCCAGGACGCGCTGGTCTACCTGAGCCTGGCGCTGTTCGCCGCGGTCGCCTGGATGCTCCTGCGCAGCCGCGCCGGGCTGGTTCTCCAGGCGGTCGGCGAGAACCCTGACGCGGCCAGCGCGATGGGCCTGCCGGTGCTGCGCGTGCGCACCCTGGCGGTGCTCTTCGGCGGCGCCATGGCCGGCCTGGCCGGTGCCTACCTGTCGCTGGCCTACACGCCGATGTGGGCGGAGAACATGACCGCCGGACGCGGCTGGATCGCCCTGGCGCTGGTGGTCTTCGCCAGTTGGCGGGTGTTCCGCGTGCTGCTCGGTGCCTGGTTGTTCGGCCTGGCCAGCATCCTGCACCTGGTGGCCCAGGGGATCGGGCTGTCGATTCCGGCCAACCTGCTGGCGATGCTGCCCTATGCGGCGACCATCCTGGTGCTGGTCCTGCTCTCCCGCGATGCCCTGCGCACCCGGCTGTATGCCCCGGTTTCCCTGGGCCAGCCGTGGAAGGCCGGGCACTGACGAGGGCAGGTTCTTCGATTAGTTGTTTTAACTATTTATATATTCTTCGATAGATTTAGATAATTTCACTGATGGCCTAAATCAATGGGGCATTTTTGCCGAACCCCGTTAAGATTCTCCCAGTCGATTTGAAACACCCCATTCAACTGAGAGAGGAACGACTGATGTCCCTGATCAACACTCAAGTCCAACCGTTCAAGGTCAACGCTTTCCACAACGGCAAGTTCATCGAGGTGACCGAGGAATCCCTGAAGGGCAAGTGGTCGGTCCTGATCTTCATGCCGGCTGCCTTCACCTTCAACTGCCCGACCGAGATCGAAGACGCCGCCAACAACTACGGCGAGTTCCAGAAAGCCGGTGCCGAGGTCTACATCGTGACCACCGACACCCACTTCTCGCACAAGGTCTGGCACGAAACCTCCCCGGCAGTCGGCAAGGCCCAGTTCCCGCTGATCGGCGACCCGACCCACCAGCTGACCAACGCCTTCGGCGTGCACATCCCGGAAGAAGGCCTGGCCCTGCGCGGTACCTTCGTGATCAACCCGGAAGGCGTGATCAAGACCGTCGAGATCCACTCCAACGAGATCGCCCGTGACGTCGGCGAGACCGTGCGCAAGCTGAAGGCCGCCCAGTACACCGCCGCCCACCCGGGCGAAGTCTGCCCGGCCAAGTGGAAGGAAGGCGAGAAGACCCTCGCTCCGTCCCTGGACCTGGTCGGCAAGATCTAAGACCGCGCCGGCGGCATTCGCCGCCAGCCTCTCCGGCGGACGATCCCTCGCGGATCGTCCGCCCTTCACCCAGCCAACGCGCCGTGCAGGGCGGATGTCCCATCCGCCGGGGATACGTTTGCCCGAATTTCGAGGAGCTGAACCATGTTGGACGCCAATCTTAAAACCCAGTTGAAGGCCTACCTGGAAAAGGTCAGCCAGCCGTTCGAGATCGTCGCGTCCCTCGATGACAGCGACAAATCCCGCGAGCTGCTGGGCCTGCTGCAAGACATCGTCGGCCTGACCGACAAGATCACCCTGAAGACCGACGGCAGCGATGCGCGCAAACCGTCGTTCTCGTTGAACCGCCCCGGTGCGGACATCGGCCTGCGCTTCGCCGGTATCCCCATGGGCCACGAATTCACCTCGCTGGTGCTGGCCCTGCTGCAGGTAGGCGGCCACCCCTCCAAGCTCGACGCGGACGTGATCGAGCAGGTCAAGGGCATCGAGGGCACCTTCGAGTTCGAAACCTACTTCTCGCTGTCCTGCCAGAACTGCCCGGACGTGGTCCAGGCGCTGAACCTGATGGCCGTGCTCAACCCGAACATCCGTCACGTCGCCATCGACGGCGCGCTGTTCCAGGATGAGGTCGAGGCGCGCCAGATCATGTCGGTGCCGAGCATCTACCTCAACGGCGAAGTCTTCGGCCAGGGCCGCATGGGCGTGGAAGAGATCCTCGCCAAGATCGACACCGGCGCCGCCGCCCGCGACGCCGAGAAGCTGACCGCCCGCGACGCCTTCGACGTGCTGGTGGTCGGCGGTGGCCCGGCCGGAGCCGCGGCGGCGATCTACGCCGCGCGCAAGGGCATTCGCACCGGCGTCGCCGCCGAGCGCTTCGGCGGCCAGGTGCTGGACACCATGGCCATCGAGAACTTCATCTCGGTGCAGGAGACCGAAGGGCCGAAGCTGGCACGGGCGCTGGAAGAGCACGTGCGTCACTACGAGGTCGACATCATGAACCTGCAGCGCGCCAGCAAGCTGGTTCCGGCGAAGAACGCCGGCGAGTTGCACGAGGTGCGGTTCGAGAGCGGCGGCAGCCTCAAGGCCAAGACCCTGATCCTCGCCACCGGCGCTCGCTGGCGCGAAATGGGCGTGCCCGGCGAGCAGGAATACAAGGCCAAGGGCGTGTGCTTCTGCCCGCACTGCGATGGCCCGCTGTTCAAGGGCAAGCGCGTGGCGGTGATCGGCGGCGGCAACTCTGGCGTCGAGGCGGCCATCGACCTGGCCGGCATCGTCGCCCACGTGACCCTGCTGGAATTCGACAGCAAGTTGCGCGCCGACGCCGTGCTGCAACGCAAGCTCTACAGCCTGCCGAACGTTGAGGTGATCACCAGTGCTCTGACCAGCGAAGTGAAGGGCGACGGCCAGAAGGTCACCGGCCTGGTGTACAAGGACCGCAACTCCGAGGAGTTCAAGTCGATCGAGCTGGAAGGCATCTTCGTGCAGATCGGCCTGCTGCCCAACACCGAGTGGCTCAAGGGCAGCGTCGAGCTGTCGCCGCGTGGCGAGATCATCGTCGACGCCCGTGGCGAGACCTCGCTGCCCGGCATCTTCGCCGCCGGCGACGTGACCACGGTGCCGTACAAGCAGATCGTGATCGCCGTGGGCGAGGGCGCCAAGGCTTCGCTGAGCGCCTTCGACCACCTGATCCGGACCTCCGCGCCGGAGTGACCCGGCCAGCGACCGTCGAACCAGGGACGCCCGGAGCGCGAAAGCGCCCCGGACGTTTTCGTTGGCGCGACCGCCCGCCTCAGGCCGGGATATCCAGGTTCGCGTGGCCCGGCGCGGCGGCCGCCTCGGCGTAGACCTTCTCGTCCTCCTCGATCACCCGCGAGGCCGGCCCCACCAGCAACGGGTCGGGCTCATGGGCGATGCGCCGGTCCTTGTCCGGGTAGTCCAGCGAGTGCAGGAAGTGGCGGATGCAGTTGAGTCGCGCGCGCTTCTTGTCGTCGGACTTGATGACCGTCCACGGCGCGTCGGCGGTGTCGGTATGGAAGAACATCGCCTGCTTGGCGGCGGTGTAGTCGTCCCACTTGTCCAGAGACTTGATGTCGATGGGCGACAGCTTCCAGTGCTTGAGCGGATCGTCGCGGCGCGAGATGAAGCGCCGCAGTTGTTCCTCGCGGCTCACCGAGAACCAGTACTTGAACAGCAGGATGCCGCTGTTGGTGAGCATACGCTCCAGCTCCGGCGCCTGGCGCATGAACTCCAGGTATTGCAGCGGCGAACAGAAGCCCATGACCCGCTCGACGCCGGCGCGGTTGTACCAGGAGCGGTCGAAGAAGACCATCTCGCCGGCGGTGGGCAGATGTTGGATGTAGCGCTGGAAATACCACTGGCCCTGCTCCTGGGAGGACGGTTTCTCCAAGGCTACGATCCGCGCGCCGCGCGGGTTCAGGTGTTCCATGAAGCGCTTGATGGTGCCGCCCTTGCCGGCGGCGTCGCGGCCTTCGAACAGGACCACCACGCGCTGGCCGGTCTCCTTCACCCAGCTCTGCACCTTGAGCAGTTCGATCTGCAGGTCGTGCTTGGCCTTCTCGTACTCGTTGCGGCGCATCCGCGTGTGATAGGGATAGTTCGCCGGCAGGCTCGCCGAGGTGCTGTCCTCGCTGCTGCCGTGGGGCGCACTGGCGACCTGCAGGGCCACCGGCTTCTGGCTGATTGCCTGGATCTCCTCGCGGGCCTTCTGCGCCGGGCTGGCCACTCGCGGGCGGCGGGTCGCCGGCTTGCGCGGGCGCGGCGGGCGGCTGGCCGGGCCGGCTTGGCCGGCTGCGCGGCGGGTTGCTCGGGGGAGGGGGGACTGACAGTGGGTTCTTCGCTCATGCGGGACTCCTTCCGTTCTACGTTTTCAGCTATGCAGTCCCCCACTCTATGCCCCTGCCGGGAGGCGTCCGTTGACCCCCATCAAACCGCGCCCGGCCGCCACCGGGAGGAAAGCCTTACACCTCTCCAGAAATCCCTTGTAGGATATCGCCACGCGAGTGGCGCCCCGTCGTCGCCCCGCGGACCTGGATCAGCAGACAGGGTGAACACTGAGCTGGCTCTCATCAACCGAGGGCCGGCAGCGTTCGCGCCGGCCCGCCGATCCGACGAAGGTCCGCACATGTCCCGCACCTGGATTCGCAATCCCCTCGCCATCTTCACCGCCAACGGTCTCGACGCCGCCGGCGGCCTGGTCGTCGAAGACGGCCGCATCGTCGAGCTGCTCGGCGCCGGCCAACAGCCCGCGCAGCCCTGCGCCAGCCAGTTCGACGCCAGCCGGCACGTGGTGTTGCCGGGGCTGGTCAACACCCATCACCACTTCTACCAGACCCTCACCCGCGCCTGGGCGCCGGTGGTCAACCAGCCGCTGTTCCCCTGGCTGAAGACCCTCTACCCGGTCTGGGCGCGGCTGACCCGGAGAAACTCGCACTGGCCACCAAGGTGGCGCTGGCCGAGCTGCTGTTGTCCGGCTGTACCACTGCCGCCGACCACCACTACCTGTTTCCCGGCGGCCTCGAACAGGCCATCGACGTGCAGGCCGGGGTGGTCGAGGAACTGGGCATGCGCGCCATGCTCACCCGCGGCTCGATGAGCCTCGGCGAGAAGGACGGCGGCTTGCCGCCGCAGCAGACGGTGCAGGAAGCCGAGACCATCCTCGCCGACAGTGAGCGACTGATCGCCCGCTACCACCAGCGCGGAGACGGTGCCCGGGTGCAGATCGCCCTGGCGCCCTGCTCGCCGTTCTCGGTGACTCCGGAGATCATGCGCGCCAGCGCCGAAGTGGCGGCGCGCCACGACGTACGCCTGCACACCCACCTGGCGGAGACCCTCGACGAGGAAGACTTCTGCCTGCAGCGCTTCGGCCTGCGTACCGTGGACTACCTGGATAGCGTCGGCTGGCTCGGCCCGCGCACCTGGCTGGCCCACGGCATCCACTTCAACGCCGAGGAGATCCGCCGGCTCGGCGAGGCGGGCACCGGTATCTGCCATTGCCCGAGTTCGAACATGCGCCTGGCCTCGGGCATCTGCCCGACCGTGGAGCTGGAGGCGGCCGGCGCGCCGATCGGCCTGGGAGTCGATGGCTCGGCCTCCAACGACGCCTCGAACATGATCCTCGAGGCGCGCCAGGCCCTGTACCTGCAACGCCTGCGCTACGGCGCCGAGCGGATCACCCCGGAACTCGCCCTGGGCTGGGCCACCCGTGGCTCGGCACGCCTGCTCGGGCGCAGCGACATCGGCGAGCTGGCCCCCGGCAAGCAGGCCGACCTGGCCTTGTTCAAGCTCGACGAGCTGCGCTTCTCGGGTAGCCACGACCCGCTCTCGGCGCTGCTGCTGTGCGCTGCCGACCGTGCCGACCGGGTAATGGTCGGCGGCGCCTGGCGAGTGGTCGACGGTGCCGTGGAAGGGCTCGACCTGGCCGCCCTGATCGCCCGCCACCGCGAGGCGGCGAGCGCCCTGATCGCCGGGTGAGGCGGGCGCCGACAGAGGAGGCGCCAGGCTTCCTCTGTCGGTTCGCATAGGTCGGCGCGTGGCCCGCAACTGGCTAGACTGTGGCATTCCCCACCAGGAGCCGCCCCATGTCACGCGCCGCCCGCCCATGCAATCGCTTTTGCAGCCTTCTGCTAGGACTCGCCCTGCTGATGCCCGCCAGCCTTCCTCTGTCCGCTGCCGAAACGGTGGCGCCGCCATTGCCGCGGACGCTGATCATCGACACCGATCCGGGCGCCGACGATGTGATCGCCCTGCTGTTCGCCATGGCCTCGCCGAAGGAGCTGAAGATCCAGGCGCTGACCACCGTCGCCGGCAACGTGCCGCTGGAAAAGACCGCGCGTAACGCCCGGCTGGCCCGCGAGTGGGGCAAGCGCCCGGATATTCCGGTCTACGCCGGCGCCCCGCGACCGCTGCTGCGCACGCCGATCTACGCCGCCGACGTGCACGGCAGCGAAGGCATCAGCGGCGTCGAGGTGCATGAGCCGAAGCAGCCGCTGGCCGAAGGTAACGCCGTGGACTACCTGATCCGCACCTTGCGTGCGGCGCCGGAGAAGAGCGTGACCCTGGCCATGCTCGGCCCGGAGACCAACCTCGCGCTGGCCCTGACCCAGGCCCCGGACATCGTCAAGGGCATCCGCGAGATCGTGATCATGGGCGGCGCCCACTTCAACGGCGGCAACATCACCCCGGCCGCCGAATTCAATATCTTCGCCGACCCCCACGCGGCGGAAATCGTGCTCAAGAGCGGGGCGCCGATCACCATGCTGCCGCTCGACGTGACCCACAAGATCCTCACCAGCCCCGAGCGCATCGCCAAGCTGCGCAACCTCGGCAACCAGGCCGGCAAGACCGTCGCCGACATCCTCGACGCCTACGTCCAGTACGACATCAAGTACTACGGCCTGAAGGGCGGCCCGGTGCACGACGCCACGGTGGTCGCCTACCTGCTCAAGCCCTCGCTGTTCAAGGGCAAGCGGATCAACGTGCAGGTCGACAGCCGCGAGGGCATCACCTTCGGCCAGACCGTGGCCGACTGGTACGGCGGCCTCAAGCAGCCGGCCAACGTCGAGTGGATCAACGAGGGCGACGCCCAGGGGTTCTTCGACCTGCTCACCGAGCGTATCGCCCGCCTGCCCTGAGTCTCTCGTCGTACGGCCGGCGCCGGGTCAGCCGTGGCGCCGGCTGGCGAGTTGGCGCAGGGCCTGCTCGGCGTCGCCGACGACTAGCGTTGCCGGCACCGCCAGCATCAGATTGAGCGGCAGGCCGAACTCTTCCAGGGTCATGCCGTCGCGGTCGCGGGTCGGATCCTCGCCGATCAGCTCCGGGGCGTGCCGGCGGATTCGCTCGGCGTAGCTGCCGGCGTCGTCGACGTAGCCATAGACCGGCTTGCCGAGGGCGGTGGCATAGCCGACCTCGAAGGCGGTGCCGCTGTCCGGCTCGGCGCCGCGGAAGAAGTTCAGGTTGGCCAGCACCGCGTCGGCGCGTTCGATCAGGCCGATGTTGGCGCGGTAGATCCAGGCCGCCTGTTCGCGCGGCTCGGCGAGCTGTTTCGGCAGCGCGTTGTCCAGCGGGTAGAGGCCCTCGAAACCGTAGCGTGCGCACAGTGCCTTGAGTGCTTCGCCGTGGGCGACGGCGTCGGCGCGGAACACATCGGGACCGGCCAGATAGAGTTTCCGCGGCCTGGCCGCGGCGCGTACACCCGGCAGGCTGCCGAGCAGGGCGCCGGCGGGC containing:
- a CDS encoding ABC transporter permease, with the protein product MDIDLLDNLLFAMVRTGTPLLLVALGELVCERSGVLNLGQEGMMLFGAVIGFMVAFSSGSLWLGVLLAVLAGMLLAALFAGVALYLNANQVACGLALTIFGVGLSSFVGAAWVGKPLQGFAPLALPVLGELPLLGRMLFAQDALVYLSLALFAAVAWMLLRSRAGLVLQAVGENPDAASAMGLPVLRVRTLAVLFGGAMAGLAGAYLSLAYTPMWAENMTAGRGWIALALVVFASWRVFRVLLGAWLFGLASILHLVAQGIGLSIPANLLAMLPYAATILVLVLLSRDALRTRLYAPVSLGQPWKAGH
- the ahpC gene encoding alkyl hydroperoxide reductase subunit C, yielding MSLINTQVQPFKVNAFHNGKFIEVTEESLKGKWSVLIFMPAAFTFNCPTEIEDAANNYGEFQKAGAEVYIVTTDTHFSHKVWHETSPAVGKAQFPLIGDPTHQLTNAFGVHIPEEGLALRGTFVINPEGVIKTVEIHSNEIARDVGETVRKLKAAQYTAAHPGEVCPAKWKEGEKTLAPSLDLVGKI
- the ahpF gene encoding alkyl hydroperoxide reductase subunit F yields the protein MLDANLKTQLKAYLEKVSQPFEIVASLDDSDKSRELLGLLQDIVGLTDKITLKTDGSDARKPSFSLNRPGADIGLRFAGIPMGHEFTSLVLALLQVGGHPSKLDADVIEQVKGIEGTFEFETYFSLSCQNCPDVVQALNLMAVLNPNIRHVAIDGALFQDEVEARQIMSVPSIYLNGEVFGQGRMGVEEILAKIDTGAAARDAEKLTARDAFDVLVVGGGPAGAAAAIYAARKGIRTGVAAERFGGQVLDTMAIENFISVQETEGPKLARALEEHVRHYEVDIMNLQRASKLVPAKNAGELHEVRFESGGSLKAKTLILATGARWREMGVPGEQEYKAKGVCFCPHCDGPLFKGKRVAVIGGGNSGVEAAIDLAGIVAHVTLLEFDSKLRADAVLQRKLYSLPNVEVITSALTSEVKGDGQKVTGLVYKDRNSEEFKSIELEGIFVQIGLLPNTEWLKGSVELSPRGEIIVDARGETSLPGIFAAGDVTTVPYKQIVIAVGEGAKASLSAFDHLIRTSAPE
- the ppk2 gene encoding polyphosphate kinase 2, with the protein product MALQVASAPHGSSEDSTSASLPANYPYHTRMRRNEYEKAKHDLQIELLKVQSWVKETGQRVVVLFEGRDAAGKGGTIKRFMEHLNPRGARIVALEKPSSQEQGQWYFQRYIQHLPTAGEMVFFDRSWYNRAGVERVMGFCSPLQYLEFMRQAPELERMLTNSGILLFKYWFSVSREEQLRRFISRRDDPLKHWKLSPIDIKSLDKWDDYTAAKQAMFFHTDTADAPWTVIKSDDKKRARLNCIRHFLHSLDYPDKDRRIAHEPDPLLVGPASRVIEEDEKVYAEAAAAPGHANLDIPA
- a CDS encoding nucleoside hydrolase — translated: MSRAARPCNRFCSLLLGLALLMPASLPLSAAETVAPPLPRTLIIDTDPGADDVIALLFAMASPKELKIQALTTVAGNVPLEKTARNARLAREWGKRPDIPVYAGAPRPLLRTPIYAADVHGSEGISGVEVHEPKQPLAEGNAVDYLIRTLRAAPEKSVTLAMLGPETNLALALTQAPDIVKGIREIVIMGGAHFNGGNITPAAEFNIFADPHAAEIVLKSGAPITMLPLDVTHKILTSPERIAKLRNLGNQAGKTVADILDAYVQYDIKYYGLKGGPVHDATVVAYLLKPSLFKGKRINVQVDSREGITFGQTVADWYGGLKQPANVEWINEGDAQGFFDLLTERIARLP
- a CDS encoding nucleoside 2-deoxyribosyltransferase; translation: MNRSKGSSSRRTFLRLAALLLPAGALLGSLPGVRAAARPRKLYLAGPDVFRADAVAHGEALKALCARYGFEGLYPLDNALPKQLAEPREQAAWIYRANIGLIERADAVLANLNFFRGAEPDSGTAFEVGYATALGKPVYGYVDDAGSYAERIRRHAPELIGEDPTRDRDGMTLEEFGLPLNLMLAVPATLVVGDAEQALRQLASRRHG